The following are from one region of the Phycisphaerae bacterium genome:
- a CDS encoding endonuclease III domain-containing protein, translated as MARRNLQSSRHDNTRSRRNVRTTVERIFDALYEAYGPQHWWPGESPNEIVIGAILTQNTSWKNVEKAIVAMRSAGLIDWRRLHDIPTDELAPIIRSAGYHNLKARRLKNFVEWLWLRYGGRLEGLRDVPSAELRAALLEINGIGPETADSILLYALDRPSFVVDAYTGRIARRHGLIGESHDYAALQALFEKNVRPDVKLFNEYHALIVAVGKRHCGPTARCDGCPLARFAHDETK; from the coding sequence ATGGCGCGACGCAACCTTCAATCATCGAGGCATGACAACACCCGCTCGAGGAGGAATGTTCGGACCACCGTCGAACGAATATTCGACGCGCTGTATGAGGCGTACGGACCGCAGCACTGGTGGCCCGGGGAGTCTCCCAATGAGATCGTAATCGGCGCGATCCTCACGCAGAACACAAGCTGGAAGAACGTCGAGAAGGCGATTGTCGCGATGCGCTCCGCCGGGCTGATCGACTGGCGCCGGTTGCACGATATTCCGACGGACGAACTGGCTCCGATCATCCGGTCGGCGGGGTATCACAACCTCAAGGCGCGACGGCTGAAGAATTTCGTGGAGTGGCTCTGGCTGCGTTACGGTGGGCGGCTTGAAGGCCTTCGCGACGTTCCATCGGCCGAGCTTCGTGCGGCTCTGCTCGAGATCAACGGGATCGGGCCGGAAACAGCGGACTCGATTCTGCTTTATGCGCTTGACCGGCCTTCATTCGTGGTTGACGCATATACAGGCCGAATCGCACGGCGTCATGGGCTCATCGGCGAATCGCACGACTACGCTGCGCTCCAGGCACTCTTTGAAAAGAACGTTCGCCCGGATGTGAAGCTTTTCAATGAATATCACGCGCTAATCGTTGCCGTGGGAAAACGGCATTGCGGCCCCACGGCGCGGTGTGACGGATGCCCACTCGCGCGGTTTGCCCATGATGAGACGAAGTAG
- the hutH gene encoding histidine ammonia-lyase has protein sequence MIPRSDVAAPSPRPLTIGDAPISLDDLDACLGRPLVVTISNAAMGRLNSAREIAERLISTGRSIYGINTGFGKLCNVRISSDDLARLQQNLIVSHAVGVGPPAPPEIVRWMLLLKANALLAGASAISPDCVRCLVDLLNHDLLPVVPTRGSLGASGDLAPLAHLVLPLINRGEVIEHGEVVSAQAAMQRNRIAPASLGPKDGLALINGTQFMLAYAAEVIVRARRLARHADLIATLSLEAYQGSLAPFRAELVSLRPHPGILETAENVRRLMADSEILKSHANCDKVQDPYSLRCIPPVHGACRDVVRQAAATVEIELNSVTDNPVLVDEEFISGGLFHGEPLALALDHLAMALSEWANISERRTYMLLHGPDGLPPLLMKDTGLNSGFMIPQYTAAALVNECKVLCTPASIDSIPSSLGQEDHVSMGATSALKCRQVLENAETVLAIEMLCSAQALDFRLPTQPGIGPRIALETIRKTISHAEEDREFRSDIAESLAILRRQDALSAVEAVVGPLK, from the coding sequence ATGATTCCCAGGTCCGATGTCGCAGCACCGTCGCCCCGGCCGCTCACGATCGGTGACGCTCCGATCTCACTCGATGACCTCGATGCGTGCCTGGGCAGGCCCCTGGTCGTCACAATTTCGAACGCGGCCATGGGACGCCTGAACTCCGCGCGGGAGATTGCCGAACGGTTGATCTCCACGGGACGATCCATCTACGGAATCAATACGGGGTTCGGAAAGTTATGCAATGTCCGCATCAGTTCGGACGATCTCGCACGCCTGCAGCAAAACCTGATCGTTTCGCACGCGGTCGGTGTCGGTCCGCCGGCGCCGCCGGAGATCGTTCGGTGGATGCTGCTTCTGAAGGCGAACGCGCTGCTCGCCGGAGCCAGCGCGATCAGCCCGGATTGCGTGCGATGCCTGGTCGACCTATTGAACCATGACTTACTGCCCGTTGTTCCGACACGCGGCTCTCTCGGTGCAAGCGGCGATCTGGCGCCGCTTGCGCACCTTGTCCTGCCGCTCATCAACCGAGGCGAGGTGATCGAACACGGCGAGGTCGTATCAGCCCAGGCGGCCATGCAACGCAACCGCATCGCCCCGGCTTCACTCGGACCCAAGGACGGACTCGCGCTGATCAACGGCACACAGTTTATGCTGGCGTACGCGGCAGAGGTGATCGTTCGCGCGCGTCGCCTGGCCAGACATGCGGACCTCATCGCGACGCTTTCGCTGGAAGCCTATCAGGGCAGCCTGGCGCCGTTTCGAGCGGAGCTCGTCAGTTTGCGCCCACACCCCGGCATTCTTGAGACGGCGGAAAATGTTCGACGCCTGATGGCTGACAGCGAGATACTCAAATCGCACGCGAACTGCGACAAGGTGCAGGACCCTTATAGTCTTCGGTGCATCCCGCCCGTTCACGGCGCCTGCCGGGATGTGGTTCGACAGGCGGCCGCGACGGTTGAGATTGAGCTCAACAGCGTCACGGACAACCCGGTGCTGGTTGATGAGGAGTTCATCAGCGGCGGGCTGTTTCACGGCGAGCCACTGGCGTTGGCGCTCGATCATCTTGCGATGGCGCTTTCTGAGTGGGCAAACATTTCGGAACGGCGGACTTACATGCTGCTTCATGGGCCGGATGGCCTACCGCCGCTTCTGATGAAGGATACGGGACTTAACAGCGGCTTCATGATCCCGCAGTACACGGCGGCCGCGCTGGTCAACGAATGCAAGGTGCTCTGCACGCCGGCGAGCATTGACTCGATTCCGAGCAGCCTTGGGCAGGAAGATCATGTCAGCATGGGCGCGACGAGCGCGCTGAAGTGTCGGCAGGTTCTGGAAAATGCGGAAACGGTCCTCGCGATTGAGATGCTCTGCTCCGCCCAGGCGCTGGATTTTCGATTGCCGACTCAGCCGGGCATCGGACCGCGAATCGCGCTCGAGACCATTCGCAAGACAATTTCGCACGCGGAGGAGGACCGCGAATTCCGCAGTGACATCGCCGAATCGCTGGCGATCCTTCGCAGGCAGGACGCCCTTTCCGCGGTGGAAGCGGTTGTCGGCCCGCTCAAGTAA